In Juglans regia cultivar Chandler chromosome 5, Walnut 2.0, whole genome shotgun sequence, the following are encoded in one genomic region:
- the LOC109001072 gene encoding uncharacterized protein LOC109001072 produces the protein MSRARNAIVAASLVAFAAAGLAFPFYMASSRKPVIDPSRPLPPQATFRGPYINTGSRDVGPDHQTYQKK, from the exons ATGTCGAGAGCTCGCAATGCCATTGTTGCCGCTAGCTTAGTAGCTTTTGCAGCTGCAGGCTTGGCATTTCCCTTTTACATGGC GTCATCTAGAAAGCCTGTCATTGACCCATCAAGGCCTCTGCCACCCCAGGCAACATTTCGAGGGCCTTATATAAACACTGGCTCACGCGATGTTGGACCCGACCACCAGACTTACCAGAAGAAATGA
- the LOC109001069 gene encoding transcription factor GAMYB-like: MMGTVNKSGSSKKSKGSLDLESVEEAKTEGDLEGVPLKKGPWTSGEDAILVEYVEKYGEGNWNAVQKHSGLSRCGKSCRLRWANHLRPDLKKGAFTPEEERCIIEMHAKMGNKWARMAAELPGRTDNEIKNYWNTRIKRLQRSGTPIYPPDVCSAVMNGSEDNNHNGMLTTGDTHHHDLLQGDNFEIPVLELDNLLNHGYLSYTPKLLDIPVSSMHQQGVSSSDNYDLLFRTRHPPRCLQELEVLLPGLDGSVSSALPVFNHCVDYSYDQKAAKSFNLPPSYDPDLDPSDQLPLGVPSGSHALLNGNSSSSEPISVAMKLELPSLQYSETRLGSWGKPASPLPLLDSVDTLIQSPPTEQTHSGFLSPRSHGLLEAIVYQSRTLKESRKNPPQQSLDTSVMPGDVVKGLPINPCETYGDPNSPLGHSTASVFSEYTPVSGSSRDKCQSIETMLGSYAMPETVINQDPSHYVIKKDDSSQRNFIRPDVLLDLCWFGNSNQHR; encoded by the exons ATGATGGGCACAGTGAACAAGAGTGGGAGCTCAAAAAAGTCAAAGGGTAGCCTAGATTTGGAATCAGTTGAAGAAGCTAAAACTGAAGGAGATTTGGAAGGAGTTCCATTGAAGAAAGGCCCTTGGACATCAGGGGAAGATGCAATTTTGGTGGAATATGTTGAAAAGTATGGGGAGGGGAACTGGAATGCTGTACAGAAGCACTCAGGACTTTCCCGGTGTGGGAAAAGCTGCCGTCTACGTTGGGCGAATCACCTAAGACCAGATTTGAAGAAGGGTGCATTCACTCCAGAGGAAGAGCGCTGTATCATTGAAATGCATGCTAAGATGGGAAACAAATGGGCTCGAATGGCTGCAGAG CTGCCTGGTCGTACAGATAATGAGATAAAGAACTACTGGAATACAAGAATTAAGAGACTACAACGATCAGGCACACCAATTTATCCGCCTGACGTGTGTTCTGCTGTAATGAATGGTAGTGAAGACAATAATCACAATGGGATGTTGACCACTGGGGACACACACCATCATGATCTCTTGCAGGGAGATAATTTTGAGATTCCAGTTTTAGAACTTGATAATTTACTCAATCACGGGTATCTCTCTTACACCCCAAAACTTCTTGATATTCCTGTGAGCAGCATGCACCAACAAGGTGTTAGTTCATCCGATAATTATGACTTGCTGTTCCGAACAAGGCATCCCCCCAGATGCCTTCAAGAGTTGGAGGTGCTGTTACCTGGTCTGGATGGTAGTGTCAGCAGTGCTCTCCCAGTCTTCAATCACTGCGTGGATTATTCTTATGATCAGAAGGCTGCCAAATCCTTTAACTTGCCGCCTTCATATGATCCAGATCTTGACCCCAGTGACCAGTTACCATTAGGTGTTCCTTCTGGCAGCCATGCCCTTTTAAATggcaattcttcttcttccgagCCCATATCTGTGGCTATGAAGTTGGAGCTCCCTTCACTCCAATATTCAGAAACTCGACTGGGTAGCTGGGGCAAGCCTGCTTCCCCACTTCCTTTACTCGATTCTGTTGATACTTTGATCCAGTCTCCTCCGACAGAGCAGACCCATTCAGGTTTTCTCTCACCAAGGAGCCATGGTCTGTTGGAAGCAATAGTCTATCAGTCACGTACTCTGAAAGAATCAAGGAAGAATCCACCCCAGCAAAGTTTGGATACTTCTGTCATGCCGGGAGATGTGGTGAAAGGTTTGCCCATCAATCCATGTGAGACATATGGTGACCCAAATTCACCTTTGGGCCATTCTACTGCATCAGTGTTCAGCGAGTATACACCTGTCAGTGGAAGCTCAAGGGATAAATGCCAATCAATTGAAACCATGCTGG GTAGTTATGCTATGCCTGAAACGGTCATCAATCAGGATCCAAGTCATTATGTCATAAAGAAAGACGATTCAAGTCAGAGAAACTTTATAAGGCCTGATGTTTTACTTGACCTTTGTTGGTTTGGGAATAGCAATCAGCATCGTTAA
- the LOC109001043 gene encoding uncharacterized protein LOC109001043 codes for MSVEVHDFRPISLVSGVYKIISKILAKRLSEVMGKIISKSQSAFVKGRQILDSVLIANECLESRVRNSTQGLLCKLDMKKAFDHVNWDFLLYILGKHGFGERWCQWIKHCITTVSFSTLINGTPEGFFRSSRGLRQGDPLSPLLFILVMDVLSRMLEGVVDRGFISGFSVGSSLHESLSVAHLLFADDTLIFCDSDPDQICSLRALLLCFEAISSLKVNLLKSELVPDGLVNNLSEVTAILGCKVSLLPNKYLGLPLGAPHKSKAMWDGIVEKIECKLAGVANRLEKIFRDFLWGGLEDEKKLHLIKWDKVCTPLSCGGLGIRKLRIFNKALLGKWLWQYHQEGDALWRSIIDIKYGSIWGDWYSNAVRGAYGVGVWKFIRNGWEDLLSNFIFEVGRGTRIRFWHDIWCGDVALENAFPSLYRIASDKKASVADNMSISANSFHWSVSFSRVVQDWEVNDIVDFYNILYALKVQVGREDGLIWTHTGNKKFSVRSYYKFFTVHPTNAFPWKSIWKSNAPFKVAFFGWLASHGKILTIDKLKKRGIYLTDWCFMCKHSSESTDHLLLHCEVVKALWDDIFTRLGIAWVMPRRVSDLFSCWRGIRGNRHIAAVWKMVPLCLMCCTWIERNGRCFENRERSPDNFRAFFYHTLLLWASSIVLYGRNFNDFYATFRSA; via the exons ATGTCGGTGGAGGTACACGATTTCCGGCCCATAAGTCTAGTGAGTGGGGTCTATAAGATCATCTCAAAAATTCTGGCGAAGAGACTAAGTGAAGTTATGGGGAAGATCATCTCGAAGTCACAAAGTGCGTTTGTTAAAGGAAGACAAATTTTAGACTCtgttcttattgctaatgaatgcttggagTCTAGAGTTAGAAACAGCACCCAAGGTCTCTTGTGTAAATTGGATATGAAAAAAGCATTTGATCATGTCAATTGGGATTTCTTGTTGTACATTCTTGGCAAGCACGGCTTCGGGGAAAGATGGTGTCAGTGGATAAAACATTGCATCACAACCGTTAGTTTCTCCACTTTGATCAATGGTACCCCCGAAGGTTTCTTTCGCAGCTCtaggggtttgagacaaggggaccctttatCTCCTTTGTTATTCATTTTAGTAATGGATGTATTGAGTAGAATGTTGGAGGGGGTGGTGGATAGGGGTTTCATCTCAGGCTTCTCGGTGGGTAGTTCCTTGCATGAAAGCTTATCAGTTGCTCATCTTCTTTTCGCCGATGATACATTGATTTTTTGTGACTCAGATCCCGATCAGATTTGCTCCTTGAGAGCCCTCCTTCTGTGTTTTGAAGCTATCTCAAGCCTCAAAGTGAACTTATTAAAGTCCGAGCTAGTCCCAGATGGACTGGTTAATAATCTAAGTGAAGTGACTGCCATCTTGGGTTGCAAGGTGTCACTCTTGCCAAATAAGTATCTGGGACTTCCTTTGGGGGCTCCCCACAAATCTAAGGCAATGTGGGATGggattgttgagaaaattgaatgcAAACTGGCGG gggtggcaaATAGATTGGAAAAGATCTTCCGTGACTTCTTGTGGGGAGGgctagaagatgagaaaaaattacatttgatTAAATGGGATAAAGTTTGCACCCCTTTGTCTTGCGGTGGTTTGGGGATTAGAAAATTGAGAATCTTCAACAAGGCTCTACTTGGAAAGTGGCTTTGGCAGTATCACCAGGAAGGGGACGCTCTTTGGAGAAGCATCATCGACATTAAATACGGGAGCATTTGGGGAGATTGGTACTCTAATGCGGTAAGAGGGGCCTACGGGGTGGGTGTTTGGAAATTCATTCGAAATGGATGGGAAGACCTACTcagtaatttcatatttgaggtGGGAAGGGGCACGCgtatcagattttggcatgatatcTGGTGTGGCGATGTGGCCTTGGAAAATGCTTTCCCTTCATTGTATAGGATTGCGTCAGACAAGAAGGCTTCTGTGGCTGATAATATGAGCATTTCCGCTAATTCTTTTCATTGGTCAGTGAGTTTTTCTAGAGTTGTACAGGATTGGGAGGTGAACGACATTGTTGATttctacaatattttatatgcGTTGAAAGTACAAGTAGGTAGGGAAGATGGACTAATATGGACACACACCGGGAACAAGAAATTCTCAGTCCGctcttattacaaattttttacgGTTCATCCCACCAATgcctttccttggaagagcatttggaagagCAATGCACCCTTTAAAGTTGCCTTTTTCGGCTGGTTGGCATCccatgggaagatattgactatTGATAAACTGAAAAAGCGAGGCATTTACTTAAccgattggtgctttatgtgtaaACACAGCAGCGAATCAACAGACCATTTACTTCTTCACTGCGAAGTAGTCAAGGCTTTATGGGACGACATTTTCACTAGGCTTGGTATTGCATGGGTGATGCCCAGGAGGGTCTCggatttattttcatgttggagagggattagGGGCAACCGTCATATTGcagctgtttggaagatggtgcctctaTGCTTAATGTGCTGCACATGGATTGAAAGAAATGGTcgatgttttgaaaatagggAACGCTCTCCGGATAATTTTAGGGCCTTTTTCTATCACactttgttgctttgggcttctTCTATTGTATTGTATGGTAGGAATTTTAACGACTTTTATGCTACTTTCCGTAGCGCGTAG
- the LOC109001071 gene encoding pheophorbide a oxygenase, chloroplastic-like, whose product MAVLLSASASAATLTISSPPSLPKSTLPFNSTNIPSLSSRKSPTTSRDRASRRLSLPRVAAPPTTPASGGNRQEEEHVIEGYGVEDEHSEESSSNAKFAWRDHWYPVSLIEDLDPLLPTPFQLLGRDLVLWFDRSACEWVAFDDKCPHRLAPLSEGRIDEGGNLQCSYHGWSFDGCGSCARIPQASSEGPEARAVKSSRACVTKFPTMQSQGLLFVWPDENGWERAQTTKPPRLPDDFDKPEFSSVTIQRDLFYGYDTLMENVSDPSHIDFAHHKVTGRRDRAKPLPFKLESSGHWGFAGANDGNPRITAEFVAPCYYMNKIEIDVKLPIVGDKKWIIWICSFNVPMAPGKTRSIVCSARNFSQFTVPGHAWWQVVPRWHEHWTSNKVYDGDMIVLQGQEKIFLSKTKEGSADVNKQYTTITFTPTQADRLVLAFRNWLRRHGNSQPEWFGMSNLQPLPSTVLSKRQMLDRFEQHTLKCSSCKGAYTTFQALQKFLIGAAVICCATAGIPSDMQLRIFLAGLALLSSGSAFALHELQKNFVFVDYVHSEID is encoded by the exons ATGGCAGTGCTACTCTCGGCCTCTGCTTCTGCTGCAACTCTTACCATATCGTCACCACCATCGCTACCCAAGTCCACCCTTCCCTTTAACTCCACCAATATCCCAAGCCTCTCTTCAAGAAAATCACCCACTACGAGTAGAGACAGAGCAAGTAGACGTCTTTCTCTTCCGCGTGTAGCTGCTCCTCCAACCACACCAGCATCTGGGGGGAATCGACAAGAAGAAGAGCATGTGATAGAAGGGTATGGAGTTGAGGATGAGCACAGTGAGGAAAGCTCGTCCAATGCCAAGTTCGCTTGGAGGGATCACTGGTACCCAGTTTCTTTGATCGAAGATTTGGACCCTCTGCTCCCTACCCCGTTTCAGCTTCTGGGTCGAGATCTCGTGCTCTGGTTCGACAGGTCTGCTTGTGAATGGGTCGCTTTCGACGACAAATGCCCCCACCGCCTCGCGCCCTTATCT GAAGGGCGGATTGATGAAGGTGGCAACTTGCAGTGTTCATACCATGGTTGGTCATTTGATGGCTGTGGATCTTGTGCTAGGATCCCTCAGGCTTCATCTGAAGGTCCTGAAGCTCGTGCTGTTAAGTCCTCAAGAGCATGCGTTACGAAGTTCCCTACGATGCAGTCACAAGGCCTACTCTTCGTTTGGCCGGATGAGAATGGATGGGAAAGAGCACAAACTACCAAGCCTCCCAG GCTGCCTGATGACTTTGATAAACCTGAGTTTTCATCGGTGACCATTCAGCGTGATCTGTTCTATGGCTATGATACCCTCATGGAGAATGTATCTGATCCTTCCCACATTGATTTTGCTCATCACAAG GTTACGGGAAGAAGAGATAGAGCCAAACCTCTGCCTTTTAAGTTAGAGTCTAGTGGTCACTGGGGCTTTGCAGGAGCCAATGATGGTAACCCACGGATCACTGCCGAGTTTGTTGCACCTTGTTATTATATGAATAA AATAGAAATAGACGTAAAGCTTCCGATAGTTGGCGATAAAAAATGGATAATATGGATTTGTTCCTTCAATGTGCCAATGGCACCTGGAAAGACTCGATCTATTGTTTGCAGTGCCAGAAATTTCTCCCAGTTCACAGTACCAGGGCATGCCTGGTGGCAG GTGGTTCCTAGATGGCATGAGCATTGGACTTCAAATAAGGTGTATGATGGGGACATGATTGTCCTCCAAGGTCAAGAGAAGATATTTCTTTCAAAGACAAAGGAGGGTTCTGCTGATGTTAATAAGCAGTATACGACAATAACTTTTACACCCACCCAAGCTGATCGCCTTGTCTTGGCATTTCGAAATTGGTTGAGACGACATGGGAATAGCCAACCTGAGTGGTTTGGCATGAGCAACCTACAACCTTTGCCATCAACAGTTTTATCAAAACGTCAG ATGTTGGACAGATTTGAGCAGCACACTCTTAAATGTTCATCATGTAAAGGAGCTTATACAACATTCCAGGCATTGCAAAAGTTTCTAATTGGTGCAGCAGTTATTTGCTGTGCAACGGCTGGGATTCCATCAGATATGCAATTACGGATTTTCCTGGCCGGGCTTGCACTTCTTAGTTCTGGCTCGGCTTTTGCTTTGCATGAACTGCAAAAGAACTTTGTATTTGTTGATTATGTGCATTCTGAAATtgattag
- the LOC109001052 gene encoding cyclin-dependent kinases regulatory subunit 1 — MGQIQYSEKYFDDTYEYRHVVLPPEVAKLLPKSRLLSENEWRAIGVQQSRGWVHYAIHRPEPHIMLFRRPLNYQQQQENQAQQNVLVK, encoded by the exons ATGGGACAGATCCAGTACTCAGAGAAGTACTTCGATGACACTTACGAGTACCG GCATGTTGTGCTTCCCCCAGAAGTTGCGAAATTGCTGCCCAAGAGTCGCCTCCTCTCTGAG AATGAATGGCGTGCGATTGGGGTTCAGCAGAGCCGTGGGTGGGTTCACTATGCAATTCATCGCCCGGAGCCACATATCATGCTCTTCAGGAGGCCTCTCAACTATCAGCAGCAGCAGGAGAATCAGGCTCAGCAGAACGTGCTTGTTAAGTGA